The following proteins come from a genomic window of Pyxidicoccus sp. MSG2:
- the maiA gene encoding maleylacetoacetate isomerase, giving the protein MKSLRLHSYWRSSASWRVRIGLGLKGLKYEYVAVHILKDGGQQHSEAYRALNPMRTVPTLEWTEDDGTARRLSQSLPILEYVEARHPAPSFFPKDLYLQARARMLAEMVNSGIQPLQNLGVLQRIKSELHGDDKAWAAWWNARGLEALEAAVKPTAGRYCVGDEVSLADICLVPQLYGARRFAVDLTPYPTLLRIEAACNELAAFQAAHPDRQPDAAPA; this is encoded by the coding sequence ATGAAGAGCCTGCGCCTCCACAGCTACTGGCGCTCGTCCGCGTCGTGGCGCGTGCGCATTGGCCTGGGCCTCAAGGGGCTGAAGTACGAGTACGTGGCGGTGCACATCTTGAAGGACGGCGGGCAGCAGCACTCGGAGGCCTACCGGGCGCTCAACCCCATGCGCACCGTGCCCACGCTGGAGTGGACCGAGGACGACGGCACCGCGCGCCGGCTGTCCCAGTCGCTCCCCATCCTGGAGTACGTGGAGGCACGGCACCCCGCGCCTTCCTTCTTCCCGAAGGACCTCTACCTCCAGGCCCGGGCCCGCATGCTGGCGGAGATGGTGAACTCCGGGATTCAGCCCCTGCAGAACCTAGGCGTGCTGCAACGCATCAAGAGCGAGCTGCACGGGGACGACAAGGCCTGGGCGGCCTGGTGGAATGCGCGGGGCCTTGAAGCGTTGGAGGCGGCGGTGAAGCCCACGGCGGGCCGTTATTGTGTGGGGGACGAGGTGTCGCTGGCGGACATCTGCCTGGTGCCCCAACTCTATGGGGCGCGGCGTTTCGCGGTAGACCTGACGCCGTACCCCACGCTGCTGCGAATCGAAGCGGCGTGTAACGAGCTTGCCGCCTTCCAGGCGGCCCACCCGGACCGGCAGCCCGACGCGGCACCGGCCTGA